The Sediminispirochaeta smaragdinae DSM 11293 genome has a segment encoding these proteins:
- a CDS encoding uroporphyrinogen decarboxylase family protein: MVLFLAVDLFLEYAMTKQERVKAVFAFKEPDLVPIDFGATNNSGIALHAYKDLIHYMDLNDQTIRASDMIQQLAEPSEELLLRFETEFRGGLPKYYATIPLPVESANWKAAHIKKNGILQYQDEWDVVYRFDPKHDFYYSRISGPLEGTTVEIDDIRHLSMPSGDESWRFPEVEQKMVTYRKTGNVTVLRSVCSGLVEMASKLRGMDNFLVDAMMTPKTAEYLLHRIFDVKMRFWDAVLDKMGTSLDIAVEADDYGTQESLLISPLLFKKLLKPLWSELFSHIKRKAPHIKILFHSCGAVRALIPDFIEMGADALNPIHITARGMEPEGLKHDFGKEIVFWGGGIDTQRVLPMGTAQEIQDDVKRNFDALAPGGGWVFAPVHNIQADVSPKRILMMMNTFRQLREK, translated from the coding sequence ATGGTACTATTTTTAGCTGTAGACTTATTTTTGGAGTATGCGATGACAAAACAAGAACGCGTTAAAGCAGTTTTTGCATTTAAAGAACCTGACCTTGTACCAATCGACTTTGGCGCTACCAATAACTCCGGTATAGCACTTCATGCTTATAAGGACCTTATTCATTATATGGACCTTAACGACCAGACAATCAGGGCATCTGACATGATTCAACAATTGGCGGAGCCTTCGGAAGAACTTCTCCTTCGCTTCGAAACGGAATTCAGAGGAGGACTTCCGAAATATTATGCAACTATTCCTCTTCCTGTTGAGAGTGCGAACTGGAAAGCTGCGCATATAAAAAAGAATGGAATCCTGCAATATCAAGATGAATGGGATGTTGTCTATCGTTTTGATCCGAAGCATGATTTTTACTATTCACGTATTTCAGGACCTCTTGAAGGAACTACAGTAGAAATAGATGATATCCGTCATCTTTCCATGCCGTCGGGAGACGAGTCTTGGCGTTTCCCGGAAGTCGAACAAAAAATGGTCACGTACAGAAAGACCGGAAATGTTACTGTGCTGCGTTCCGTTTGCTCGGGACTTGTGGAGATGGCGTCTAAGTTACGCGGCATGGACAATTTTCTCGTTGATGCCATGATGACACCCAAAACGGCGGAATATCTTTTACATAGAATTTTCGATGTAAAAATGCGTTTCTGGGATGCTGTCCTGGATAAAATGGGAACCAGCCTTGATATTGCCGTGGAAGCGGATGATTATGGTACACAAGAATCCCTTTTGATTTCACCGCTTCTGTTTAAAAAACTTCTAAAACCGCTTTGGAGCGAACTTTTTTCGCATATAAAGAGAAAAGCACCTCATATCAAAATTTTATTTCATTCGTGTGGGGCTGTAAGAGCCTTGATTCCCGATTTTATCGAAATGGGAGCTGACGCTTTGAATCCCATTCATATCACGGCACGAGGTATGGAACCCGAAGGTCTTAAACACGATTTCGGAAAGGAAATTGTTTTTTGGGGTGGGGGAATCGATACCCAGCGGGTCTTGCCCATGGGAACCGCCCAAGAAATTCAGGATGACGTCAAGCGTAATTTCGACGCCCTTGCACCGGGCGGCGGCTGGGTCTTTGCTCCTGTACATAATATTCAAGCAGATGTTTCTCCCAAAAGGATATTAATGATGATGAACACATTCAGGCAGCTTCGAGAAAAGTGA